Proteins co-encoded in one Kribbella solani genomic window:
- a CDS encoding ribose-phosphate diphosphokinase has protein sequence MREIVVFSGSAHTELAEQICSDLGVPLSPVEIHRFSNDCLQVQLQTNCRQRDVYIVQPLVPPTQEHLMELLLMIDAARGASAAQITAVIPHYAYARSDKKDASRISIGGRLVADMLTTAGANRVLTMALHAPQVHGFFSVPVDHLTAIGVLADHFRGRDLSDTVVVSPDLGNAKTATQFARLLGVPVAAGSKQRLADDRVVIDAIVGEVAGKRAIILDDEIATGGSIIELLDRLKDRGCTQAAVACTHGLFAGPAVDRLRTHPSVTEVISTDTVPRPAGFPELQVTSVSALFAQAIKRIHDGESVSSLFDGVDPTHAPPQPKLPF, from the coding sequence GTGCGAGAAATCGTCGTGTTCAGCGGAAGTGCCCACACCGAGTTGGCGGAGCAGATCTGCAGTGATCTTGGCGTTCCGCTGTCACCGGTGGAAATCCATCGTTTCAGCAACGACTGCCTACAAGTCCAACTCCAGACGAACTGCCGGCAACGAGACGTGTACATCGTGCAACCGCTCGTACCGCCGACGCAGGAACACCTGATGGAGCTGCTGCTGATGATCGACGCCGCGCGTGGCGCGTCGGCGGCGCAGATCACGGCCGTCATCCCGCACTACGCGTACGCGCGCTCCGACAAGAAGGACGCCTCCCGGATCTCGATCGGTGGGCGGCTGGTCGCGGACATGCTCACGACCGCCGGTGCCAATCGCGTACTCACGATGGCCCTGCACGCGCCGCAGGTACACGGCTTCTTCTCGGTGCCGGTCGACCACCTGACCGCGATCGGCGTACTCGCCGACCACTTCCGCGGCCGCGACCTGTCCGACACGGTCGTCGTCAGCCCCGACCTCGGCAACGCGAAGACGGCGACCCAGTTCGCGCGCCTGCTCGGCGTACCCGTCGCGGCCGGCAGCAAGCAGCGGCTCGCGGACGACCGCGTGGTGATCGACGCGATCGTCGGCGAGGTGGCCGGCAAACGCGCCATCATCCTCGACGACGAAATCGCCACCGGCGGCTCGATCATCGAACTCCTCGACCGCCTCAAGGACCGCGGCTGCACCCAGGCCGCCGTCGCCTGCACCCACGGCCTGTTCGCCGGCCCCGCCGTCGACCGCCTCCGCACCCACCCCTCCGTCACCGAGGTCATCAGCACCGACACCGTCCCCCGCCCGGCCGGCTTCCCCGAACTCCAGGTCACCTCGGTCTCCGCCCTCTTCGCCCAAGCCATCAAACGAATCCACGACGGCGAATCAGTAAGCAGCCTCTTCGACGGCGTAGACCCCACCCACGCCCCACCCCAACCCAAACTCCCGTTCTAA
- a CDS encoding threonine aldolase family protein → MTGAAGATGVIDLRSDTVTRPSAGMLAAMTSAPLGDDVYGEDPTVNALEEHVAGLLGHEAGLFTVTGSLANVLGVRALVPRGGEVLCEASAHIVRAELGSHAAASGVTTRTWSAPAGLIDLEQIRALIAPDLGPYFVQTSAVSVENTHNFGGGSIQHEYDALADELDARGLPLHLDGARLWNAAVATGRTPASFASRAAAASVCLSKGLGAPVGSVLVGPAELIREARVWRKRLGAGWRQAGVLAAAGLYALEHNVERLAEDHANARLIASVLADAAPGSVKPDHVETNIVVADLAGTGKSVAEVVEAARGGGVLVGGVGATQLRVVTHLDASASNCRAAAETLARIIAG, encoded by the coding sequence ATGACCGGTGCGGCCGGCGCGACCGGCGTGATCGATCTTCGGTCCGACACCGTGACGCGGCCCTCGGCGGGCATGCTGGCGGCGATGACGTCTGCGCCGCTGGGCGACGACGTGTACGGCGAGGACCCGACCGTCAACGCCCTGGAAGAGCACGTCGCCGGTCTGCTCGGGCACGAAGCCGGTCTGTTCACGGTGACCGGTTCGCTGGCGAACGTGCTCGGCGTACGCGCCCTGGTGCCGCGCGGCGGCGAGGTGCTGTGCGAGGCGAGCGCCCACATCGTCCGCGCCGAGCTCGGCTCACACGCGGCCGCCAGCGGCGTCACCACCCGGACCTGGAGCGCGCCGGCCGGACTGATCGATCTCGAGCAGATCCGGGCGCTGATCGCGCCGGACCTCGGGCCGTACTTCGTACAGACGTCGGCCGTTTCGGTCGAGAACACGCACAACTTCGGCGGCGGGTCGATCCAGCACGAGTACGACGCGCTGGCCGATGAGCTCGACGCGCGCGGTCTGCCGCTGCATCTGGACGGCGCGCGGCTGTGGAACGCGGCGGTGGCCACGGGGCGTACACCCGCTTCCTTCGCGTCCCGGGCGGCGGCTGCGAGCGTTTGCCTGTCGAAGGGACTGGGAGCGCCGGTCGGCTCGGTTCTGGTCGGGCCGGCGGAGCTCATCCGGGAGGCGCGGGTCTGGCGGAAGCGGCTCGGTGCCGGGTGGCGGCAGGCGGGCGTGCTGGCCGCGGCCGGGCTGTACGCGTTGGAGCACAACGTGGAGCGGCTGGCTGAGGACCATGCGAATGCCCGGTTGATCGCGAGTGTGCTCGCCGACGCGGCGCCTGGGTCGGTGAAGCCGGATCACGTCGAGACGAACATCGTCGTCGCGGACCTCGCCGGTACCGGGAAGTCGGTGGCGGAGGTGGTTGAGGCCGCTCGTGGTGGTGGCGTGCTGGTGGGCGGGGTCGGCGCCACGCAGTTGCGGGTGGTCACACATCTCGACGCGTCGGCGTCGAACTGCCGTGCCGCGGCCGAAACACTGGCCCGGATCATCGCCGGATGA
- a CDS encoding class II 3-deoxy-7-phosphoheptulonate synthase, whose amino-acid sequence MQFATLTTGEVPGVPTLDELRALKPLQQPEWPDPAVLDQVIGELRTLPPLVFAGECDDLTTKIGAVARGEAFILQGGDCAETFAGVTAENIRAKLRVLLQMSVVLQYAASVPVVKIGRIAGQYAKPRSSGEETRDGVTLPSYRGDAVNGFDFTPESRIPDPNRLRGVYNAAAATLNLTRAFTTGGYADLHQVHAWNTDFVKSSPVGRRYEQLASEIERALAFMRACGATSDEFRTVDFYASHEALILEYEHALTRIDSRTEQPYNVSGHLLWVGERTRQLDGAHVEFLASLSNPLGVKIGPTTTPEYIRALTDKLNPKGIEGRLTFITRMGAGKIRSALPPLLEAVRDHGSPIAWVCDPMHGNTYETPNGYKTRNFDDVMDEVQGFFDAHEQVGTWPGGVHMELTGDDVTECLGGGEELVAEDLVNRYETACDPRLNRHQSLELAFLVAERLRGAQA is encoded by the coding sequence ATGCAATTTGCGACGTTGACGACCGGTGAGGTGCCTGGGGTTCCGACTCTTGACGAGTTGCGGGCGCTCAAGCCGCTGCAGCAGCCGGAATGGCCGGACCCGGCTGTGCTCGACCAGGTGATCGGTGAGCTCCGGACGCTGCCGCCGCTGGTGTTCGCCGGTGAGTGCGACGACCTGACCACGAAGATCGGGGCGGTCGCCCGCGGTGAGGCGTTCATCCTGCAGGGCGGCGACTGTGCCGAGACGTTCGCCGGCGTGACCGCCGAGAACATCCGCGCCAAACTCCGGGTGCTGCTGCAGATGTCGGTCGTGCTCCAGTACGCCGCGAGCGTGCCCGTGGTGAAGATCGGGCGGATCGCCGGCCAGTACGCGAAACCGCGCAGCTCCGGCGAGGAGACCCGCGACGGCGTGACGCTGCCGTCGTACCGCGGTGACGCCGTGAACGGCTTCGACTTCACCCCCGAGTCCCGGATTCCGGACCCGAACCGGCTCCGCGGCGTGTACAACGCGGCCGCCGCGACGCTGAACCTGACCCGCGCGTTCACCACCGGCGGGTACGCGGACCTGCACCAGGTGCACGCCTGGAACACCGACTTCGTGAAGTCCTCGCCGGTCGGCCGCCGGTACGAGCAGCTGGCGTCCGAGATCGAGCGCGCGCTCGCCTTCATGCGGGCCTGCGGCGCGACCTCCGACGAGTTCCGGACGGTCGACTTCTACGCGTCGCACGAGGCGCTGATCCTGGAGTACGAGCACGCGCTGACCCGGATCGACTCGCGCACCGAGCAGCCGTACAACGTGTCCGGCCACCTGCTCTGGGTGGGGGAGCGGACCCGGCAGCTGGACGGCGCGCACGTCGAGTTCCTGGCCTCGCTGTCGAACCCGCTCGGCGTGAAGATCGGCCCGACGACCACGCCCGAGTACATCCGGGCGCTGACCGACAAGCTGAACCCGAAGGGCATCGAAGGCCGGCTGACCTTCATCACCCGGATGGGCGCCGGCAAGATCCGGTCCGCGCTGCCTCCTCTGCTCGAGGCCGTCCGCGACCACGGTTCGCCGATCGCGTGGGTCTGCGACCCGATGCACGGCAACACGTACGAGACGCCGAACGGGTACAAGACCCGCAACTTCGACGACGTGATGGACGAGGTCCAGGGCTTCTTCGACGCGCACGAACAGGTCGGGACATGGCCGGGTGGCGTACACATGGAGCTCACCGGTGACGACGTCACCGAGTGCCTCGGCGGCGGCGAGGAGCTGGTCGCCGAGGACCTGGTGAACCGCTACGAGACCGCCTGCGACCCGCGGCTGAACCGGCACCAGTCGCTCGAGCTGGCGTTCCTGGTGGCCGAGCGGCTGCGGGGCGCGCAGGCATGA
- a CDS encoding DUF2237 family protein — protein sequence MDRDLNVLGEPLEECGTDPVTGFYRDGCCTTGPEDLGSHTVCAVVTAEFLTHQASVGNDLITPRPEYGFPGLEPGDRWCVVAARWLQSYRAGAATPVVLAATHVRSLETVPLGVLRSHAVDVPPDPGSLT from the coding sequence ATGGACCGCGACCTGAACGTGCTCGGCGAGCCGCTGGAGGAGTGCGGCACCGATCCGGTCACCGGCTTCTACCGTGACGGCTGCTGCACCACCGGCCCCGAGGACCTCGGCAGCCACACCGTGTGCGCGGTCGTCACCGCCGAGTTCCTGACCCATCAGGCATCGGTGGGGAACGACCTGATCACCCCACGCCCCGAGTACGGCTTCCCCGGCCTGGAGCCCGGCGACCGCTGGTGTGTCGTGGCGGCCCGCTGGCTCCAGTCCTACCGCGCCGGCGCCGCGACCCCGGTCGTCCTGGCCGCCACCCACGTCCGTTCCCTCGAAACCGTCCCCCTCGGCGTACTCCGCAGCCATGCCGTCGACGTACCCCCGGATCCTGGCTCACTCACCTGA
- a CDS encoding lysophospholipid acyltransferase family protein gives MLYLFLRRFLVAPLVKLFFRPKVTGVEHVPTEGPALLVSNHLAFSDSIFLPVSVPRQIVFPAKSEYFTAPGLKGKLVATFFRSVGQIPIDRSGGRASLAALNTGLGILEQGGLFGIYPEGTRSPDGRLYKGKTGVARMAIVAGVPVIPVAMIGTEKLQPPGRIWPKWFYREKGRLLPRLVRPGVAFGTPMDFSRYEGMERDRFVLRSVTDEIMYALMDLSGQEYVDMYADKAKELIKAGESVDEHLRLGDTKAS, from the coding sequence ATGCTGTACCTGTTCCTGAGACGGTTCCTGGTCGCGCCACTGGTCAAGCTGTTCTTCCGGCCGAAGGTGACCGGCGTCGAGCACGTACCGACCGAGGGCCCGGCGCTGCTGGTCAGTAACCACCTGGCCTTCTCGGACTCGATCTTCCTGCCGGTCTCGGTGCCGCGGCAGATCGTCTTCCCGGCCAAGTCGGAGTACTTCACCGCGCCCGGCCTGAAGGGCAAGCTGGTCGCGACGTTCTTCCGCTCGGTCGGCCAGATCCCGATCGACCGCTCCGGCGGCCGGGCCTCGCTGGCCGCGCTGAACACCGGCCTCGGCATCCTCGAGCAGGGCGGCCTGTTCGGGATCTACCCGGAGGGCACCCGCTCGCCCGACGGCCGGCTGTACAAGGGCAAGACCGGCGTCGCCCGGATGGCGATCGTGGCCGGCGTACCGGTGATCCCGGTGGCGATGATCGGCACCGAGAAGCTGCAGCCGCCGGGCCGGATCTGGCCGAAGTGGTTCTACCGCGAGAAGGGCCGGCTGCTGCCGCGCCTGGTCCGTCCGGGTGTGGCGTTCGGCACGCCGATGGACTTCTCCCGGTACGAGGGCATGGAGCGCGACCGGTTCGTGCTCCGCTCGGTCACCGACGAGATCATGTACGCGCTGATGGACCTGTCCGGCCAGGAGTACGTCGACATGTACGCGGACAAGGCGAAGGAACTGATCAAGGCCGGCGAGTCGGTCGACGAGCACCTCCGCCTCGGCGACACGAAGGCCAGCTGA
- a CDS encoding alpha/beta fold hydrolase produces the protein MPVQAHAEEFRSPGTGENAAVGVLLSHGFTGSPISMRPFGEHLAAQGYGVAIPRLPGHGTSWQEMNTTGWPDWYAVLDNELARLRKEHDQVFLVGLSMGGCLVLRLAEQHGADISGLVLINPSVRTDDKRLVLLPVLARLLPSFPGISNDIKKPGANEYAYDRMPLRALHSLSQLWKVTREDLAKVTQPVLLFRSTVDHVVEPSSGRTVLSSISSRDVTETLLEDSYHVATLDNDAPRIFADSAAFIERLSGSVSGSDDA, from the coding sequence GTGCCAGTGCAAGCCCACGCGGAGGAGTTTCGCAGTCCCGGGACCGGGGAGAACGCGGCCGTCGGCGTGCTGCTCAGCCATGGGTTCACCGGTTCGCCGATCTCGATGCGGCCGTTCGGCGAGCACCTGGCCGCGCAGGGGTACGGCGTCGCGATCCCCCGGCTGCCCGGGCATGGGACCAGCTGGCAGGAGATGAACACCACCGGCTGGCCGGACTGGTACGCCGTGCTCGACAACGAGCTGGCGCGCCTGCGCAAGGAGCACGACCAGGTGTTCCTGGTCGGGCTGTCGATGGGCGGCTGCCTGGTGCTCCGGCTGGCCGAGCAGCACGGCGCCGACATTTCCGGACTGGTCCTGATCAACCCATCGGTCCGCACGGACGACAAGCGGCTCGTACTGCTCCCGGTGCTGGCCCGCCTGCTGCCGTCCTTCCCGGGCATCTCGAACGACATCAAGAAACCGGGCGCGAACGAGTACGCGTACGACCGGATGCCCTTGCGCGCGCTGCACTCGCTGTCCCAGCTGTGGAAGGTCACCCGGGAGGATCTGGCCAAAGTCACGCAGCCGGTGCTGTTGTTCCGCAGTACTGTCGATCATGTGGTGGAGCCGAGCTCGGGGCGGACGGTACTGTCCTCGATCTCGTCCCGCGACGTGACCGAGACCCTGCTCGAGGACAGCTATCACGTGGCAACTCTGGACAACGACGCACCGCGGATCTTCGCGGACTCGGCAGCCTTCATCGAGCGGCTGAGCGGGTCGGTGAGCGGTAGCGATGATGCGTGA